The region CCGGAGATCGTTCCATGGTAACCGCAAAAACCCGGCAGAAGATCCTTCAGACGTTTCTGGATCTGTTGAGCGCGCATCCTTACGAGGATGTCTCGCTGCCGCTGATCGCCGAAGCGGCAAAGGTCAAGCTTTCCGACATGCGCAGCGCCTATGCCTCGAAGCTTGCACTCGTGGAAGCTTTTGCCGAAAAGATCGATACCAGCGTCCTGGACGAGCGTGACGAGAGCATGGAGGACCAGCCGCCGCGGGACCGCCTGTTCGACGTGCTGATGACCCGGATCGATGCGCTTTCGCAGCACAAGGAAGCCGTCCGGTCGCTGCACCGGGCCGCAAGGAACGATCCGGCGCTTGCCCTCGACTTCAACCGCGTGGAAGTCCGCTCGCAGAAATGGATGCTGATTGCCGCCGGCATCGACGTGTCGGGCGTCAAGGCCGCGGTCGTCGCGCAATGCCTTGCGGTGTCTTTCGCCCGGGTGGTCGACGTCTGGCTGGACGAGGCTGACGAAGGCATGCCGCGGACCATGGCACGGCTCGACAGGGAACTGGACAAGGGCTCCACGCTCATGAAGCGCCTGGGCAGCTTGGAAAGCGTTGCCAGGGGCGTCCGGTCCTTCTTCCGGAAGGCTTCCGAGGGCCGTGGCCGGCGCGGGCGCCGGGATGGCGATGCCGGGGAGGATGCGGACGTCTCCGGAGAGGCTCCGGCGGGCGCGTAGGCGCCTCCAAGGGGTTGCGGAAACGCCTCTGACCGGCCATGTTCCGCTCGCGTGAAACAGAGGATGGGTTCCGTGAGCGAGTTGATTGGTTTTGATGATTTCCTGAAAGTGGATGTGCGCGTCGGCCGTATTGTCGAGGCCGAGGAATTTCCCGAAGCGCGCAAGCCCGCCTACAAGATGCGGATCGATTTCGGCCCGGAGATCGGCATCAAGAGAACCTCGGCGCAGATTACCAGACATTATACGCCCGGCAGCCTTGTCGGCCGGCTGGTGATGGCGGTCGTGAACTTTCCGCCGCGCCAGATCGGCCCGGTCATGTCGGAAGTGCTGACCCTTGGCGTTCCGGATGAAGACGGCGAAGTGGTTCTGTTGACGCCGGACAAGGACGTGCCGATCGGCGGCCGGCTGTACTGAATTCCAGCGGCACCAGTGTGACCACCGCCGGCCTCACGCGGGGATCCTCACCCGGGCCCTGAGGCCACCCAGCGGGCTGTCTTCCAGATAAAGATCGCCGCCATGGCCGCGGGCGATGTCGCGTGCAATGGCAAGGCCCAGGCCGCTGCCGGTTTCGTCCTGGTTGCGGGCAAGGTCCAGGCGGTGAAAGGCCCGGAAGGCGACCTCGCGCTGGTCGTCGGGGATGCCGGGCCCGTTGTCATCGACCGTGATGATCAGCCAGCCGCCCTCGATCCGGCCCGCGACTTCGACCTGGTCGCCGTATTTGCAGCCATTGGTGACGAGGTTGGCCAGGCAGCGCTTCAGGGAAATGCGCCTGACTTCGACTTCCGACGGGCCGTCGAAGCGGGCCTTTACCGAATGGCCGGAAATCTCAGCCTCTTCCTCCAGCTCCTCGAACATGAGGGCAAGGTCCGTCGTCCGGATGTCTTCATCGCCATCACCGCTGGCAAAGGCGAGGTAGTCCTCCAGCATATGGCTCATTTCGTCCAGGTCCTTGCGCATGGCTTCACGCTCGGGCGTTTCGCCCACAAAGGCGAGCTGCAACCTGAGGCGGGTCAGGATGGTCCTCAGATCGTGGCTGACGCCGGCCAGCATCGTGGTCCGCTGTTCGATCTGCCGCTCGATGCGGCGACGCATGTCGATGAACGCCAGGCTGGCGCGGCGGACTTCGCTGGCGCCGCTGGCGCGGAAGTTCTCGACCGGACGGCCCTTGCCGAATGCGTCCGCGGCTTCGGACAGCCGGATGATCGGGCGGATCTGATTGCGCAGGAAGAGCAGGGCGATCAGTACGAGGACCAGGGATGTCGAAAACATCCAGACCAGGAATATATGCGAGTTCGAGGCATAGGTCTGGCTGCGCCGGGTGATGATCCTGAGGATGGCGTCGTCCAACTGGATGCGGATTTCAACGAAACGGGACCTGCCGACCGTGTCGATCCAGAACGGTTTGCCGATCTGCTCGCTGATGCCGTAGCTGAGTTCCCTGTCTATGACGTCGAAGAACGGCTTGGGGGCGGGAGCGGGCAGCGGCTCGAGCGGCATGAGCGTTATGGACATGTCGAGTGCCCGGGAGGCGAGTTCTTCGACCTTCCGGTAGTTCTCGTCCTGCGGATAGTTTTCCAGCACATAGACAATGGCTTCGATCTGCCGGACTACCGCTTCCGACATCCGCTCCGTGACGAGCTCATAGTGCCGCTCCATGAACACGAACACCAGAACCGACTGCAGGATCACGATAGGAGCCACGATGATCAGGAAGGTCCGCGTGAACAGGCCCTTGGGCATGACCCGGTACATGAAGCGGGAAAAGGACCGGTAGGCGTGCGACAGCCACTTCCATGGGCCTGACAGGGAAGCCAGGTGGTCCGCCAGGGGAATACGCCGGAAAAACGCTTCGAAATTCGCCATCGGGTTCAATCGCAGGCCAGCCGGTAGCCGATGCCCCGAACCGTCTGGAGATAAATCGGATTGCCCGGGTCTGTCTCGATTTTCCGGCGCAGGCGGTTGATCTGGACGTCCACCGTGCGTTCGCCCAGGCCGCTGGCATCACCGACGATCTTGTGGCGGGGCACCGTCGCGCCGGGCTGCTCGGCAAAGATCGACAGGATCTGCTTCTCCCGGTCCGTCAGGCGCACCATGTGGTCTCCGTTCTTGAGCTCGCCCCGGCTGGCATTGAAGGAGAATGGGCCGAAGCGGATTTCCTCCCGTGCCGTGAGGGGATACTGGTTGCCGCGCCTCAGGATCGCGGCCATGCGCAGCAGGAGTTCGCGCGGTTCAAACGGTTTGGGCAGATAATCGTCGACGCCGGCCTCAAGTCCGGCGATCCGGTCCGTTGCCTCGGATCTTGCGGTCAGCATGAGGATGGGAACCTGCGAGCGATCGCGCAAGGATGCGGCGAGTTCCAGCCCGGTCTCGCCGGGCATCATCACGTCCAGCACGATCAGGTCGAATTCCAGTCCCGACAGGCAGTTGCGTGCTTCGGCGGCGTTGGCCGCTGCGGAAACGCGGTAGCCATTGTCCTTCAGCAGCCTGGTAAGCAGATCCCTGATCCGCTTGTCGTCATCCACCAGGAGGATATGATTGGCGTTATCGTCAGGCACGTGAACACTCATGTCGGCTGTCTTGTCCCGTGATCGGATGCGGATCAGTCCTTCAGGTCGTAAGGGCTGCGGATGAGATTCAGAACGTCCGGCCGGGCCTCCGGATCGATCATCTGCAACAGGAACCTACGGATAGTTTCCTCGCTGCCATCTGGCAATCCAATTAGGGCGCGTTCAAGGCGCTTCTGCTGCAGGCGGGTGAGATCGATCGCCAGGGCGTGTCCCGTTTCGGTGGTGTAAAGCAGCCGCTGGCGGCGGTCGTGATGACCTTCCCGCTGTTCGATGATGCCGGCATCGACCAGTTGCTTCAGGACGCGGCCGAGACTCTGCTTGGTAATCCGCAGGATGCCGAGCAGATCCGTGACCATGATGCCGGGATTGCGCTCGACGAAATGCAGCACCCTGTGATGAGCGCGGCCGAAATCATATTTGGCCAAGACGTCGTCCGGATCCCCGGTGAAATCGCGATAGGCGAAGAACAGGAGCTCGATCAGGTCGAAGGGCAGGGCTTCATCCTCACCGCCGCCTGCCGGGTCAGGCCGCGCATGACTGTTTTCCCTTGAGACCGGGGAAATTGCGGTTTTGAAATTTACGTCAGCCATATTGACTTAATTCTGGTCGATTGTTACTTCTTGGCGGCCGCGAACGAAATGATCGGTCTTTCAGATGCATTGTTCCGCATCAGATGATAAACGAATCCGATCAGGATCGCCGCGGTTATCAGGATACCGATAGTTGGCGTGCTGTGCAAAAAATACAGCGGTAAACCGGACGCAAGTCTTTGGCGTCGTTTGCCTCTGCCACGTAAAACAAAAACGCTGTAAGAGCGGCGGGAGATGAAAGATGGCTGGAACGCCTTTTGATCAGCTCAGTGGTGACATCTGGTACGATGGCACGTTTGTCCCCTGGGCGGACGCGAAGCTGCATGTGTTGAGCCACGGTCTGCACTACGGCAGCAGCGTGTTCGAAGGCGAGCGGGCCTATGTCGGCCGGATCTTCAAGTCCGAAGAACACACCGAGCGCCTGCTGGAATCCGGCCGCATGCTGGGTTTCGAAATCCCGTGGACGGCCGAGCAGATCAACGCAGCCAAGGAAGAAACCCTGGCGCGCATGAACCTGACGGACGCCTATATCCGTCCGGTCGCCTGGCGCGGCAGCGAGATGATGGGCATTTCCGCGCAGAAGAACACCATCCACCTGGCCATCGCCGCCTGGGAATGGCCGAGCTATTTCAAGCCGGAAGAACGGCTGAAAGGCATTCGCCTCGACATGGCGGAGTACCGCCGCCCAGACCCG is a window of Roseibium salinum DNA encoding:
- a CDS encoding TetR/AcrR family transcriptional regulator, with the protein product MVTAKTRQKILQTFLDLLSAHPYEDVSLPLIAEAAKVKLSDMRSAYASKLALVEAFAEKIDTSVLDERDESMEDQPPRDRLFDVLMTRIDALSQHKEAVRSLHRAARNDPALALDFNRVEVRSQKWMLIAAGIDVSGVKAAVVAQCLAVSFARVVDVWLDEADEGMPRTMARLDRELDKGSTLMKRLGSLESVARGVRSFFRKASEGRGRRGRRDGDAGEDADVSGEAPAGA
- a CDS encoding tRNA-binding protein, giving the protein MGSVSELIGFDDFLKVDVRVGRIVEAEEFPEARKPAYKMRIDFGPEIGIKRTSAQITRHYTPGSLVGRLVMAVVNFPPRQIGPVMSEVLTLGVPDEDGEVVLLTPDKDVPIGGRLY
- a CDS encoding ATP-binding protein; the encoded protein is MANFEAFFRRIPLADHLASLSGPWKWLSHAYRSFSRFMYRVMPKGLFTRTFLIIVAPIVILQSVLVFVFMERHYELVTERMSEAVVRQIEAIVYVLENYPQDENYRKVEELASRALDMSITLMPLEPLPAPAPKPFFDVIDRELSYGISEQIGKPFWIDTVGRSRFVEIRIQLDDAILRIITRRSQTYASNSHIFLVWMFSTSLVLVLIALLFLRNQIRPIIRLSEAADAFGKGRPVENFRASGASEVRRASLAFIDMRRRIERQIEQRTTMLAGVSHDLRTILTRLRLQLAFVGETPEREAMRKDLDEMSHMLEDYLAFASGDGDEDIRTTDLALMFEELEEEAEISGHSVKARFDGPSEVEVRRISLKRCLANLVTNGCKYGDQVEVAGRIEGGWLIITVDDNGPGIPDDQREVAFRAFHRLDLARNQDETGSGLGLAIARDIARGHGGDLYLEDSPLGGLRARVRIPA
- a CDS encoding response regulator; protein product: MSVHVPDDNANHILLVDDDKRIRDLLTRLLKDNGYRVSAAANAAEARNCLSGLEFDLIVLDVMMPGETGLELAASLRDRSQVPILMLTARSEATDRIAGLEAGVDDYLPKPFEPRELLLRMAAILRRGNQYPLTAREEIRFGPFSFNASRGELKNGDHMVRLTDREKQILSIFAEQPGATVPRHKIVGDASGLGERTVDVQINRLRRKIETDPGNPIYLQTVRGIGYRLACD
- a CDS encoding MarR family winged helix-turn-helix transcriptional regulator, whose product is MADVNFKTAISPVSRENSHARPDPAGGGEDEALPFDLIELLFFAYRDFTGDPDDVLAKYDFGRAHHRVLHFVERNPGIMVTDLLGILRITKQSLGRVLKQLVDAGIIEQREGHHDRRQRLLYTTETGHALAIDLTRLQQKRLERALIGLPDGSEETIRRFLLQMIDPEARPDVLNLIRSPYDLKD
- a CDS encoding branched-chain amino acid aminotransferase, whose product is MAGTPFDQLSGDIWYDGTFVPWADAKLHVLSHGLHYGSSVFEGERAYVGRIFKSEEHTERLLESGRMLGFEIPWTAEQINAAKEETLARMNLTDAYIRPVAWRGSEMMGISAQKNTIHLAIAAWEWPSYFKPEERLKGIRLDMAEYRRPDPKTAPYKAKAAGLYMICTISKHAAETKGYTDALMLDWRGRVAEATGANVFFVKDGKIHTPTPDCFLNGITRQTVIGLARGRGIEVVERAILPEELSSFEQCFVTGTAAEVTPVSEIDGNHYEVGEIIKTLMEDYDAAVRPGAPALKAAAG